One part of the Nocardioides zeae genome encodes these proteins:
- a CDS encoding phytoene desaturase family protein encodes MSTYDAIVIGAGINGLVAAAELAGAGWSVALVDERDRLGGFIASDELTAPGYVHDTFSSWHPLFVTSGAYGVLGDDLHRHGLRYCNTDGAVTASVSERGAVVADRDPTTTAAGFADGGDAAAYAAMLGQLESWAPHVFGALGSELRTPDLVGLGARAARGLGVDGLRELVRVSAQSGRGLVRERFVGHEVDQLWTPWLLHAGLGPDHATGGLMLPVMAFSMHAAGLPVVEGGAGRFVDAFAALLAERGVDVHLGSPVTRIEVAEGRARAVRLGGAADRQRLVARRAVLASTSTGRLYGELLATDAPEAGRRAAALHRPGRAAMQVHLALDAPLRWSDDRLDAVPLVHVSDGAASTGVACAQAEAGLLPSAPTVVVGQQSVLDPTRAPDGAATLWLQLQEVPWAPTGDAGGSIATGSGWDGSVTEAYLDRVLDRVEEHAPGLRSSIVGVHALPPTRLQRENANAVEGDPYGGAAELDQSLVWRPGTSTGHRTGVDGLFHVGAFTHPGPGLGAGSGHLVAQQLLAPPPVKRLASRARALTERLHR; translated from the coding sequence ATGAGCACCTACGACGCCATCGTCATCGGGGCCGGCATCAACGGCCTCGTCGCCGCGGCCGAGCTCGCCGGAGCCGGCTGGTCGGTCGCGCTCGTCGACGAGCGCGACCGGCTCGGCGGCTTCATCGCCTCCGACGAGCTGACCGCGCCCGGCTACGTCCACGACACCTTCAGCTCCTGGCACCCGCTCTTCGTCACCAGCGGCGCCTACGGCGTGCTCGGCGACGACCTGCACCGCCACGGGCTGCGCTACTGCAACACCGACGGCGCCGTCACCGCCTCGGTCTCCGAGCGGGGCGCGGTCGTCGCCGACCGGGACCCGACCACGACGGCGGCCGGGTTCGCCGACGGGGGCGACGCCGCGGCGTACGCCGCCATGCTCGGGCAGCTCGAGAGCTGGGCGCCGCACGTGTTCGGGGCCCTGGGCTCCGAGCTGCGGACCCCGGACCTCGTGGGCCTCGGGGCCCGCGCGGCCCGCGGGCTCGGCGTCGACGGGCTGCGCGAGCTCGTGCGGGTCAGCGCCCAGAGCGGGCGCGGGCTCGTGCGCGAGCGGTTCGTCGGCCACGAGGTCGACCAGCTGTGGACGCCGTGGCTGCTCCACGCCGGGCTCGGCCCCGACCACGCCACCGGCGGGCTGATGCTGCCGGTGATGGCGTTCTCCATGCACGCCGCGGGGCTCCCCGTGGTCGAGGGCGGCGCCGGCCGCTTCGTGGACGCGTTCGCCGCCCTCCTCGCCGAGCGCGGCGTCGACGTGCACCTCGGCTCCCCCGTGACGCGCATCGAGGTCGCCGAGGGGCGGGCACGCGCCGTACGGCTCGGCGGAGCAGCCGACCGCCAGCGCCTCGTCGCACGCCGTGCGGTGCTGGCGTCGACGTCGACGGGGCGGTTGTACGGCGAGCTGCTCGCCACCGACGCCCCCGAGGCCGGTCGGCGGGCGGCCGCACTGCACCGGCCGGGGCGCGCCGCGATGCAGGTGCACCTCGCGCTGGACGCCCCGCTGCGCTGGTCGGACGACCGGCTCGACGCCGTCCCGCTCGTGCACGTCAGCGACGGCGCCGCCTCCACCGGCGTCGCCTGCGCCCAGGCCGAGGCGGGGCTCCTCCCCTCCGCGCCCACGGTCGTCGTCGGCCAGCAGTCCGTGCTCGACCCGACGCGGGCGCCCGACGGTGCGGCCACGCTGTGGCTGCAGCTGCAGGAGGTGCCGTGGGCGCCGACCGGCGACGCGGGCGGCTCCATCGCGACCGGCTCCGGCTGGGACGGCTCGGTGACCGAGGCCTACCTCGACCGCGTGCTCGACCGCGTCGAGGAGCACGCCCCCGGGTTGCGCTCCTCCATCGTCGGCGTGCACGCGCTGCCGCCCACCCGGCTGCAGCGGGAGAACGCGAACGCCGTCGAGGGCGACCCCTACGGCGGCGCGGCCGAGCTCGACCAGTCGCTCGTCTGGCGCCCGGGCACGTCGACCGGGCACCGTACCGGCGTGGACGGCCTGTTCCACGTCGGCGCCTTCACCCACCCCGGACCCGGGCTCGGCGCCGGCTCCGGACACCTCGTCGCCCAGCAGCTCCTCGCCCCACCCCCCGTCAAGCGGCTCGCCTCGCGGGCCCGCGCCCTCACCGAAAGGCTCCACCGATGA
- a CDS encoding cyclase family protein, translated as MTAVDTLLSALATGEARIIDLTAPLSPSTPVLQLPPPFANTIPLSLEKVSDFDDDGPFWGWNNIHTGEHTGTHLDAPVHWASGREGHSVDTIPPARLVGPAVVIDFTAEVAADPDFLLEPEHLEKHVADNGPFPEGAWLIFRTGWSARGGDPAAFANADDNGPHTPGRLPRRRAVARGVADLRLRRRDRRHRRRPGRRHGAGVPRALLPARRRQVRPHPAPERRPAPRHRRDGRRLPPADRGRHRLAGARPRDPPRLIPHRKAPP; from the coding sequence ATGACTGCCGTGGACACCCTGCTCAGCGCCCTCGCCACCGGCGAGGCCCGCATCATCGACCTCACCGCGCCGCTGTCGCCGAGCACGCCGGTGCTGCAGCTGCCGCCGCCGTTCGCGAACACCATCCCGCTGTCGCTGGAGAAGGTGAGCGACTTCGACGACGACGGGCCGTTCTGGGGCTGGAACAACATCCACACCGGCGAGCACACCGGCACCCACCTCGACGCCCCCGTGCACTGGGCGTCGGGTCGCGAGGGCCACTCCGTCGACACCATCCCGCCGGCACGGCTCGTCGGCCCGGCGGTCGTCATCGACTTCACCGCCGAGGTCGCGGCCGACCCCGACTTCCTCCTCGAGCCGGAGCACCTCGAGAAGCACGTCGCCGACAACGGCCCCTTCCCCGAGGGCGCGTGGCTGATCTTCCGCACCGGCTGGAGCGCGCGCGGCGGCGACCCCGCGGCCTTCGCCAACGCCGACGACAACGGCCCCCACACCCCCGGGCGTCTCCCCCGCCGGCGCGCAGTGGCTCGCGGCGTCGCCGATCTCCGGCTTCGCCGTCGAGACCGTCGGCATCGACGCCGGCCAGGCCGGCGGCATGGAGCCGGCGTTCCCCGTGCACTACTTCCTGCTCGGCGCCGACAAGTACGGCCTCACCCAGCTCCAGAACGTCGACCAGCTCCCCGCCACCGGCGCGATGGTCGTCGTCTCCCCCCTGCCGATCGTGGGCGGCACCGGCTCGCCGGCGCGCGTCCTCGCGATCCTCCCCGCCTGATCCCGCACCGAAAGGCACCCCCGTGA
- a CDS encoding thiamine pyrophosphate-binding protein, translated as MTRTVADLVGSTLAELGVGHVFGVVGSGNFAVTNALRAAGIPFTAARHEGGAASMADGYGRLGALPPVLSLHQGCGLTNAVTGIGEAAKSRTPMLVLAADTAGATVNSNFRIDQDALVASVGAVPERVHSAASAVADVVRAYRTAVHGRRTVVLNLPLDVQAAPAPDDARTPTLTAPLPVRPARRAVEDLAALVEAAERPVFVAGRGGRGAGPEISALAAAAGALVATSAVANGLFRGEEFDLGISGGFSAPLTAELIAGADLVVGWGCALNMWTMRHGSLIGASAKVVQVDDDLAALGAHRPVDLGVHGDCAATAADVLDALTTKSTGYRTAEVSARLAEARWWNDTPTPDVSTAEQIDPRAFSRGLDALLPAERVVAIDSGNFMGYPSTYLRVPDQNGFCFTQAFQSIGLGLASGIGAALAQPHRLAVVGTGDGGFWMGISELETIVRLGIPMLVAVYDDAAYGAEVHHFGDGSHGDPDLGTVTFPDADIAAVARGYGARGVTVRAEADLEEVAAWAADPRGVMVVDAKIASDGGAWWLQEAFKGH; from the coding sequence GTGACCCGCACCGTCGCCGACCTCGTCGGCTCCACCCTCGCCGAGCTGGGCGTCGGCCACGTGTTCGGCGTGGTCGGCAGCGGCAACTTCGCCGTCACCAACGCGCTCCGGGCCGCGGGCATCCCCTTCACCGCGGCACGCCACGAGGGCGGCGCGGCCTCGATGGCCGACGGCTACGGGCGCCTCGGCGCCCTGCCCCCGGTGCTGTCCCTGCACCAGGGCTGCGGGCTCACCAACGCCGTCACGGGCATCGGGGAGGCGGCCAAGAGCCGCACCCCGATGCTCGTGCTGGCCGCCGACACCGCCGGCGCCACGGTCAACTCCAACTTCCGCATCGACCAGGACGCCCTCGTCGCCAGCGTCGGCGCCGTCCCCGAGCGCGTGCACTCCGCCGCCTCGGCCGTCGCCGACGTCGTGCGCGCCTACCGCACCGCCGTGCACGGCCGCCGCACCGTCGTGCTCAACCTGCCCCTCGACGTACAAGCCGCTCCCGCTCCCGACGACGCCCGTACGCCGACGCTCACCGCCCCGCTGCCCGTGCGGCCCGCGCGGCGCGCGGTCGAGGACCTGGCCGCGCTCGTCGAGGCGGCCGAGCGCCCCGTGTTCGTCGCGGGACGCGGCGGACGGGGGGCCGGGCCCGAGATCTCGGCCCTCGCCGCGGCCGCGGGCGCCCTCGTGGCGACGTCCGCGGTGGCCAACGGGCTGTTCCGCGGCGAGGAGTTCGACCTCGGCATCTCGGGCGGGTTCTCCGCGCCCCTGACCGCCGAGCTCATCGCCGGCGCCGACCTCGTCGTCGGCTGGGGCTGCGCCCTCAACATGTGGACCATGCGGCACGGCTCCCTGATCGGCGCGTCCGCCAAGGTCGTGCAGGTCGACGACGACCTCGCCGCGCTCGGCGCCCACCGCCCGGTCGACCTCGGCGTGCACGGCGACTGCGCCGCCACCGCCGCGGACGTGCTGGACGCGCTCACCACGAAGTCGACCGGCTACCGCACCGCCGAGGTCTCCGCCCGGCTCGCCGAGGCCCGCTGGTGGAACGACACGCCCACCCCCGACGTCTCCACCGCCGAGCAGATCGACCCGCGGGCCTTCAGCCGCGGCCTCGACGCGCTCCTGCCGGCCGAGCGGGTCGTCGCGATCGACTCCGGCAACTTCATGGGCTACCCCTCGACGTACCTCCGCGTCCCCGACCAGAACGGCTTCTGCTTCACCCAGGCCTTCCAGTCCATCGGGCTCGGCCTCGCCAGCGGCATCGGCGCCGCGCTCGCGCAGCCGCACCGGCTCGCGGTCGTCGGCACCGGCGACGGCGGCTTCTGGATGGGTATCAGCGAGCTCGAGACGATCGTGCGGCTGGGGATCCCGATGCTGGTGGCGGTGTACGACGACGCCGCCTACGGCGCCGAGGTGCACCACTTCGGCGACGGCTCCCACGGCGACCCGGACCTCGGCACCGTCACCTTCCCCGACGCCGACATCGCGGCGGTCGCGCGGGGGTACGGCGCCCGCGGCGTCACCGTCCGCGCCGAGGCCGACCTGGAGGAGGTGGCCGCGTGGGCGGCCGATCCCCGCGGGGTGATGGTCGTCGACGCGAAGATCGCGAGCGACGGCGGCGCGTGGTGGCTGCAGGAGGCGTTCAAGGGGCACTGA
- a CDS encoding AraC family transcriptional regulator, which yields MTAQMLSRHTRLATSDLDQARAEVGRSFCPHELSLTERGGRLSMVHNAADVGGISVHYLRYGDEVRITPGRFEDFYLMQVPLKGQARVKVGDRVVASNRGYASLPSPSLPVDMIWSADCEQLLVHLPRRAVEAAAGASDGSTDVVFDPLVDLGSPAIRSWLRLVHLACDEAELGRGVLSSPLAASHFEQVIVSGLLAAQPNSSTLAPAPDSSTPVSRTVRAALVLIEECPERPWRVADLASEVGVSPRTLQEAFQRERGTTPLEELRRTRLARAHADLLDGSPESTTVTEVAARWGFFHLGRFSQTYRAAHGQAPSTTLAS from the coding sequence ATGACCGCGCAGATGCTCTCCCGCCACACCCGGCTGGCGACCTCCGACCTCGACCAGGCACGTGCCGAGGTCGGGCGATCGTTCTGCCCGCACGAGCTGTCGTTGACCGAACGCGGCGGCCGTCTCTCGATGGTCCACAACGCGGCCGACGTCGGCGGGATCAGCGTGCATTACCTGCGCTACGGCGACGAGGTCCGGATCACCCCGGGGCGCTTCGAGGACTTCTACCTCATGCAGGTGCCCCTCAAGGGGCAGGCGCGGGTCAAGGTGGGCGACCGGGTGGTGGCGTCGAACCGGGGCTACGCCTCGCTGCCCTCCCCCTCGCTGCCCGTCGACATGATCTGGTCGGCCGACTGCGAGCAGCTGCTCGTCCACCTCCCGCGCCGCGCGGTCGAGGCGGCGGCCGGTGCCTCGGACGGCTCGACCGACGTCGTCTTCGACCCGCTCGTCGACCTCGGGTCGCCGGCCATCCGCAGCTGGCTGCGCCTCGTGCACCTCGCCTGCGACGAGGCCGAGCTGGGCCGCGGCGTGCTCAGCAGCCCCCTGGCCGCGAGCCACTTCGAGCAGGTCATCGTGTCGGGCCTGCTCGCCGCGCAGCCGAACAGCTCGACGCTGGCCCCGGCACCGGACAGCAGCACGCCCGTGTCGCGCACCGTCCGGGCGGCCCTCGTGCTCATCGAGGAGTGTCCCGAGCGGCCGTGGCGCGTCGCCGACCTGGCCAGCGAGGTGGGTGTCAGCCCCCGCACGCTGCAGGAGGCGTTCCAGCGGGAGCGCGGCACGACGCCGCTGGAGGAGCTGCGCCGTACCCGCCTCGCCCGCGCCCACGCCGACCTGCTCGACGGCTCGCCCGAGTCGACGACGGTCACCGAGGTCGCGGCCCGCTGGGGGTTCTTCCACCTCGGGCGGTTCTCGCAGACCTACCGCGCGGCCCACGGCCAGGCGCCGTCGACGACGCTGGCGTCCTGA
- a CDS encoding acyl-CoA thioesterase, with amino-acid sequence MEPGHEVPVAVGSTRSRVEWIDTDAAGIYHNSTVVRWVEAAEAELMRARGLSGYFPAAPRVRYEVDFLAPLFFGQEVVTTVTVVRVGRSSMRLEFEVRGEEHDGRPAYVAARGAYVTVHLDRSSADHGTGAAAAPWPADWLERLGVTGR; translated from the coding sequence GTGGAACCTGGTCACGAGGTCCCCGTCGCCGTCGGGTCGACCCGCTCCCGCGTGGAGTGGATCGACACCGACGCGGCGGGGATCTACCACAACAGCACCGTCGTGCGCTGGGTCGAGGCGGCGGAGGCCGAGCTGATGCGTGCGCGGGGGCTGTCGGGCTACTTCCCGGCGGCCCCCCGCGTGCGGTACGAGGTCGACTTCCTCGCGCCGCTCTTCTTCGGCCAGGAGGTCGTCACGACGGTGACGGTCGTCCGGGTCGGGCGGTCCTCGATGCGCCTCGAGTTCGAGGTGCGGGGCGAGGAGCACGACGGCCGACCGGCGTACGTCGCGGCCCGCGGCGCCTACGTCACCGTGCACCTCGACCGGAGCAGCGCCGACCACGGGACCGGCGCGGCCGCGGCGCCGTGGCCGGCTGACTGGTTGGAGCGGCTGGGCGTCACGGGGCGGTAG
- a CDS encoding bifunctional salicylyl-CoA 5-hydroxylase/oxidoreductase, with the protein MKIAIIGGGPGGLYLAALVKQLGPDHEITVWERNAPEDTFGFGVVFSDETLGGIESADTAVYAAMESGFARWTDIDVDVDHHEFTVGGQGFAAMSRKELLAILQERVAGLGIDVHYRTEAPDVAELRETHDLVVACDGLNSRVRDRYADVFGPDLDRRDNKYIWFGTDKVFEAFQFIVRNTEHGTMQIHGYPYSDAGSTFIVEMHEDVWRRAGLDATEHEVFPPGVSDTYAVERVRELFADVLDGHEILTNNSKWISFTTVRNERWHDGNLVLLGDAAHTAHFSIGSGTKLAMEDALALAACLHEHADLETALAAYETERRPVVESTQRAAQASLEWFEQIGMYADQDPAQFVFNLLTRSRRITFDNLRERDERFAAQIQAAFAEQVAAAGPARDGATPAMFQPVRIGELELANRVMLSPMDMYSAVDGVPQEFHLVHLGSKALGGAGIVMAEMTCVSPEGRITPGCPGLWTDEQRDAWARVTSFVHAQSRAKIGVQLGHSGRKGSTRLMWDGIDQPLETGNWEVIAPSALPYGEGCHVPREATRADLDQVVADFVAAARRAVDAGFDLIEVHAAHGYLLSSFLSPISNRRTDELGGPLENRLRFPLEVFDAVRAAVPASIPVTVRISATDWIPDGNTADDAVEIARAFVAHGAAAIDVSSGQVGKEEQPAFGRSYQTPFADRIRHEVAAAAGVPVIAVGAISSADDVNSILLAGRADICALGRTHLYDPSWTLHAAAEQDYRGDGAPWPVQWAAGRRRPPTSRTDRVPPRLSLLRAGADDGVHVRWTPVAAPVPV; encoded by the coding sequence ATGAAGATCGCGATCATCGGCGGGGGTCCCGGCGGGCTCTACCTCGCCGCCCTCGTCAAGCAGCTCGGCCCCGACCACGAGATCACCGTCTGGGAGCGCAACGCCCCCGAGGACACGTTCGGCTTCGGCGTCGTGTTCTCCGACGAGACCCTCGGCGGCATCGAGTCGGCGGACACGGCGGTCTACGCCGCGATGGAGAGCGGCTTCGCCCGCTGGACCGACATCGACGTCGACGTCGACCACCACGAGTTCACCGTGGGTGGCCAGGGCTTCGCGGCGATGAGCCGCAAGGAGCTCCTGGCGATCCTCCAGGAGCGCGTGGCCGGGCTCGGCATCGACGTGCACTACCGCACCGAGGCGCCCGACGTGGCCGAGCTGCGGGAGACCCACGACCTCGTCGTGGCCTGCGACGGGCTCAACTCGCGCGTCCGCGATCGGTACGCCGACGTGTTCGGCCCCGACCTGGACCGGCGCGACAACAAGTACATCTGGTTCGGCACCGACAAGGTGTTCGAGGCGTTCCAGTTCATCGTGCGCAACACGGAGCACGGCACGATGCAGATCCACGGCTATCCCTACTCGGACGCGGGCTCGACCTTCATCGTCGAGATGCACGAGGACGTGTGGCGGCGCGCCGGGCTCGACGCCACCGAGCACGAGGTGTTCCCGCCGGGCGTCTCCGACACCTACGCGGTGGAGCGCGTCCGCGAGCTCTTCGCCGACGTGCTCGACGGCCACGAGATCCTCACCAACAACTCGAAGTGGATCAGCTTCACGACGGTGCGCAACGAGCGCTGGCACGACGGCAACCTCGTGCTGCTCGGCGACGCCGCCCACACCGCGCACTTCTCCATCGGCTCCGGCACCAAGCTGGCGATGGAGGACGCGCTCGCCCTGGCCGCGTGCCTCCACGAGCACGCCGACCTCGAGACCGCGCTCGCGGCGTACGAGACCGAGCGCCGGCCGGTGGTGGAGTCGACGCAGCGTGCCGCGCAGGCGTCGCTGGAGTGGTTCGAGCAGATCGGAATGTATGCCGACCAGGACCCCGCCCAGTTCGTCTTCAACCTGCTGACGCGCTCGCGGCGCATCACGTTCGACAACCTCCGCGAGCGCGACGAGCGGTTCGCGGCGCAGATCCAGGCGGCGTTCGCGGAGCAGGTGGCCGCTGCGGGTCCGGCCCGTGACGGCGCGACGCCGGCCATGTTCCAGCCGGTGCGGATCGGCGAGCTCGAGCTCGCGAACCGCGTGATGCTCTCGCCGATGGACATGTACTCCGCCGTCGACGGCGTGCCGCAGGAGTTCCACCTGGTGCACCTCGGCTCGAAGGCGCTCGGCGGCGCCGGCATCGTCATGGCGGAGATGACCTGCGTGTCGCCCGAGGGTCGGATCACGCCCGGCTGCCCCGGTCTGTGGACCGACGAGCAGCGGGACGCGTGGGCGCGGGTGACGTCGTTCGTGCACGCGCAGAGCCGCGCGAAGATCGGTGTGCAGCTCGGCCACTCCGGCCGCAAGGGCTCGACCCGCCTCATGTGGGACGGGATCGACCAGCCGCTCGAGACCGGCAACTGGGAGGTCATCGCTCCGTCGGCGCTGCCGTACGGCGAGGGCTGCCACGTGCCGCGCGAGGCGACCCGGGCCGACCTGGACCAGGTGGTGGCCGACTTCGTGGCGGCGGCCCGCCGGGCGGTGGACGCCGGGTTCGACCTCATCGAGGTGCACGCGGCGCACGGCTACCTGCTGTCGTCGTTCCTCTCGCCGATCTCCAACCGGCGCACCGACGAGCTGGGCGGTCCGCTCGAGAACCGGCTGCGGTTCCCGCTCGAGGTGTTCGACGCGGTGCGGGCGGCGGTGCCGGCCTCCATCCCGGTGACGGTCCGCATCTCGGCCACCGACTGGATCCCCGACGGCAACACCGCCGACGACGCGGTCGAGATCGCCCGGGCGTTCGTCGCCCACGGCGCCGCGGCCATCGACGTCTCGTCGGGCCAGGTCGGCAAGGAGGAGCAGCCGGCGTTCGGGCGGTCCTACCAGACGCCGTTCGCCGACCGGATCCGCCACGAGGTGGCCGCGGCCGCCGGCGTGCCGGTCATCGCGGTGGGTGCGATCTCGTCGGCCGACGACGTGAACTCGATCCTGCTCGCCGGGCGCGCGGACATCTGCGCGCTGGGTCGCACGCACCTCTACGACCCGAGCTGGACCCTGCACGCCGCGGCGGAGCAGGACTACCGCGGCGACGGGGCGCCGTGGCCCGTGCAGTGGGCGGCCGGTCGCCGTCGGCCGCCCACGTCCCGCACCGACCGGGTGCCGCCGCGGCTGTCGCTGCTGCGGGCGGGCGCCGACGACGGAGTGCACGTGCGGTGGACGCCGGTCGCTGCGCCCGTGCCGGTCTGA
- a CDS encoding AMP-binding protein encodes MTAPTLHPTLQPSLYADTFARDQLPPAELWPALEFTTDELQYPDRLNAAVELIDVPAARWPDRIALRTPAGETWTYAELLTRANQVAQVLTEDLGLVTGNRVLLRSPNNPWTVAAWLGVLKAGGIAATTFAALRARELRPIVEKTRPTLALADHRCADDLEELRADVAPDLEIVTFGGDAPDDLVRRCATKSGEFATVVTSADDVALFCPTSGSTGVPKICTHFHRDILSIDHTFGRHVLQLQPDDVVACTAPFAFTFGLGMLVVFPLRAGASALLTEGAPPPVMADLVAEHGVTVLATAPTAYKQIMGAGKVQRLAGLRAAVSAGEHIPASTWQRLHDALGLKVIDGIGGTEMLHIYLSAVGDDIRPGATGRPLPGYRATILGPDGEEVPPGVEGRLAVRGPVGCRYLADERQERYVLNGWNLTGDTFTRDEDGYFWFAARTDNMIVSAGYNIGGPEVEAALDDHPDVLESMVLAKPDDARGSIVCAFVVLRDGVPADHDTVVRLQDHVKQTLAPYKYPREVRFIDTLPRNASGKLQHFALRARLAEEAAATADAAPVPAGS; translated from the coding sequence ATGACCGCTCCGACGCTCCACCCCACCCTTCAGCCCAGCCTCTACGCCGACACCTTCGCCCGCGACCAGCTGCCGCCCGCCGAGCTCTGGCCGGCGCTGGAGTTCACGACGGACGAGCTGCAGTACCCCGACCGCCTCAACGCCGCCGTCGAGCTCATCGACGTGCCGGCCGCCCGGTGGCCGGACCGCATCGCGCTGCGCACGCCCGCGGGCGAGACGTGGACCTACGCCGAGCTCCTGACGCGCGCCAACCAGGTCGCGCAGGTGCTGACGGAGGACCTCGGGCTCGTCACCGGCAACCGCGTGCTGCTGCGCTCGCCCAACAACCCCTGGACCGTCGCCGCGTGGCTGGGCGTGCTCAAGGCGGGCGGCATCGCCGCCACGACCTTCGCGGCGCTCCGGGCGCGGGAGCTGCGGCCCATCGTCGAGAAGACGCGGCCGACCCTCGCGCTGGCCGACCACCGCTGCGCCGACGACCTCGAGGAGCTGCGCGCCGACGTGGCGCCCGACCTGGAGATCGTGACGTTCGGCGGTGACGCCCCCGACGACCTGGTACGCCGCTGCGCCACCAAGTCCGGGGAGTTCGCCACCGTCGTGACCTCCGCCGACGACGTCGCGCTCTTCTGCCCCACGTCGGGCAGCACGGGCGTGCCGAAGATCTGCACGCACTTCCACCGCGACATCCTGTCGATCGACCACACCTTCGGCCGTCACGTGCTGCAGCTGCAGCCCGACGACGTCGTCGCCTGCACGGCGCCGTTCGCCTTCACGTTCGGGCTGGGCATGCTCGTCGTGTTCCCGCTGCGGGCCGGGGCGTCGGCCCTGCTCACCGAGGGCGCCCCGCCGCCGGTCATGGCCGACCTCGTCGCGGAGCACGGCGTCACGGTGCTGGCGACCGCACCCACGGCGTACAAGCAGATCATGGGCGCCGGGAAGGTGCAGCGGCTCGCGGGCCTGCGGGCCGCGGTGAGCGCCGGCGAGCACATCCCGGCGAGCACGTGGCAGCGCCTGCACGACGCGCTCGGGCTGAAGGTCATCGACGGCATCGGCGGCACGGAGATGCTGCACATCTACCTCTCCGCGGTCGGCGACGACATCCGCCCCGGGGCGACGGGACGTCCGCTCCCGGGCTACCGCGCCACCATCCTCGGCCCCGACGGCGAGGAGGTGCCCCCGGGTGTCGAGGGCCGGCTGGCGGTGCGCGGTCCGGTGGGCTGCCGCTACCTGGCCGACGAGCGCCAGGAGCGCTACGTGCTGAACGGCTGGAACCTCACCGGCGACACCTTCACGCGCGACGAGGACGGCTACTTCTGGTTCGCGGCGCGCACGGACAACATGATCGTGTCCGCCGGCTACAACATCGGCGGACCCGAGGTCGAGGCCGCCCTCGACGACCACCCCGACGTGCTCGAGTCGATGGTGCTCGCCAAGCCCGACGACGCCCGCGGCTCCATCGTCTGCGCGTTCGTCGTGCTCCGCGACGGCGTCCCCGCCGACCACGACACCGTCGTGCGGCTGCAGGACCACGTGAAGCAGACGCTCGCGCCGTACAAGTACCCCCGCGAGGTGCGGTTCATCGACACCCTGCCGCGCAACGCCAGCGGCAAGCTCCAGCACTTCGCGCTCCGCGCCCGGCTCGCCGAGGAGGCCGCCGCTACCGCGGACGCGGCCCCCGTCCCGGCCGGCTCCTGA
- a CDS encoding acyl-CoA thioesterase: MTAPEQPTSRIVTDALTLTPTEPELFDLAFTAITQPCPWPKAYGGDMVAQAAAAAARSVTDGKSMHSMHSYFMRPVDIGAEIRYEVELLRDGRGYSTRQVRGIQNGKVAYVCLAGFAAGEAGGTHAVRPPTDLPSPDELPSSAAYLAGEEPGNGTTMTAESRAYWSGGRSFDMRHVPGPVYLRVEGEQVPHQAIWIRPFDALRPVEGLTDAQRDLAALAYACDYTILEPVLRTLGLPWAQPGLVTASLDHAMWFHRPPTGAFDGWLLYAQEAVAADDGRGTGLGRFFTATDHLATVVQEGMIRSGQGT, encoded by the coding sequence GTGACCGCCCCGGAGCAGCCCACCTCGCGCATCGTCACCGACGCCCTGACGCTCACGCCGACGGAGCCGGAGCTGTTCGACCTCGCCTTCACGGCGATCACGCAGCCCTGCCCGTGGCCGAAGGCGTACGGCGGCGACATGGTCGCGCAGGCCGCCGCGGCCGCCGCCCGCTCGGTCACGGACGGGAAGTCGATGCACTCGATGCACTCCTACTTCATGCGGCCCGTCGACATCGGCGCGGAGATCCGCTACGAGGTGGAGCTCCTGCGCGACGGCCGCGGCTACTCGACGCGCCAGGTGCGCGGCATCCAGAACGGCAAGGTCGCCTACGTCTGCCTCGCCGGCTTCGCGGCCGGGGAGGCGGGCGGCACCCACGCCGTCCGCCCGCCCACCGACCTGCCGTCGCCGGACGAGCTGCCGTCCTCCGCGGCGTACCTGGCGGGGGAGGAGCCGGGGAACGGCACCACCATGACGGCGGAGTCGCGGGCCTACTGGTCGGGCGGCCGGAGCTTCGACATGCGGCACGTGCCGGGGCCGGTCTACCTGCGCGTCGAGGGCGAGCAGGTGCCCCACCAGGCGATCTGGATCCGGCCGTTCGACGCGCTGCGCCCGGTCGAGGGCCTGACCGACGCCCAGCGCGACCTGGCGGCGCTGGCCTACGCCTGCGACTACACGATCCTCGAGCCCGTGCTGCGCACGCTCGGGCTGCCCTGGGCGCAGCCGGGGCTCGTCACGGCGAGCCTCGACCACGCGATGTGGTTCCACCGCCCACCGACCGGCGCTTTCGACGGCTGGTTGCTCTATGCCCAGGAGGCGGTCGCGGCCGACGATGGTCGCGGCACCGGACTGGGGCGCTTCTTCACCGCCACCGACCACCTGGCCACGGTCGTCCAGGAGGGCATGATCCGATCAGGACAAGGGACGTGA